Sequence from the Megalops cyprinoides isolate fMegCyp1 chromosome 9, fMegCyp1.pri, whole genome shotgun sequence genome:
tgCAATTATTGTGCAAACCATTTTACACCTGTGGGGGAAAAACTTCGTGATTACTGTAAAACACCTTATATGGGTAGCGTAATCACAGGTGTGTCAAACATTTATCTTTCTGTTATCCTAGGCCTCAGACGTTGTTATATAACAAGGGTTTACTGCTGTTTAGGTTTCTGGCTATTAATCTTCATACTTGACTTTGTTCAGCAGTTAAATTTTGGGATGAGGGTTGGAATTTTAAGACATGGTAACtaaatggcagtgtagcatagtggcaaggagcaggacttgtaaccgaaaggttgtaGGTTGTAGGTTCGATTCCCtgcgggggcactgctgttgtacccttgggcaagatgcttaacccagaattgcctcagtaaatatccagctgtataaacgggtatcatgtgaaaaactgtaacctatgtaagtcgttctggacAAGAGTCTCTGCTAAATCTTGGTAAAGTAACACATGTGGTTGTTTCATGGACAGGATGTTAGAGGGTCCCTATGGTCCGGAGCGTGACAAACCTCTGTTCAGGCTGCGGTTCACCTCCTTTACTGTTGGAACGGTATGTCTGCCGCTGGTCGGCTTGACCTCTTGCCTCTTCATTTCCTGGTATTACCATTTTGAGGACTCCACAGAGACCCACTGCAAGGTGAGCATGTACAGCCACACCAATAAAGTGTTCTAAACATTCCAACAAGGAGGTCATACTTGTTctaatgtgactttttttttttttcgttgttgTAGGTTCCCAACTACCTCCCCTCCATCAGCGCCTCCATAAGCCTTACCCCAGAGCGTTACATCTGGCGTTTCTGCATTGGCTTGCACTCAGCGCCCCGCTTCCTGGTGGCAGCGGCCTACTTCAGCTTCTACCGGGCACGCTTCACCAGACGCTTTCTCGAGATGCTGCTCAGTTTCCTCGCCCTGGCCTGCGCCCTCAGCGAAAATCTTGGCCTTCTGCTGCTCACCTATGTGTCCTCAAACGAGACGTATAGTAAGTAACCTTTCGCGTATTTGCTCCCTGGCCCAGTTAAACAGCCTAGGTGCACTGGTATATAAGTCCTGGATGTAATCAAGGAAGCAGACTATTTGTTCTGGGTTTGTGCCACATTAATTAATGAGCTCTTGTAATGGCAAACTAGACAGCAAAGGAGGAAGGAC
This genomic interval carries:
- the LOC118783256 gene encoding post-GPI attachment to proteins factor 2-like, with the protein product MLEGPYGPERDKPLFRLRFTSFTVGTVCLPLVGLTSCLFISWYYHFEDSTETHCKVPNYLPSISASISLTPERYIWRFCIGLHSAPRFLVAAAYFSFYRARFTRRFLEMLLSFLALACALSENLGLLLLTYVSSNETYSIHKKGFILFIASALVHMLITCRLWHVIKKYVGGSEEEKSYNYKIRLFALNMCFCALAGCFYWKHNKYCEPGIYTLFALCEYVVVFSNMAFHMTAFWDFGNKAVTVITPPEDKYF